A region from the Lytechinus variegatus isolate NC3 chromosome 6, Lvar_3.0, whole genome shotgun sequence genome encodes:
- the LOC121417613 gene encoding galanin receptor type 2-like, which translates to MTTISSTVLPSNQSWPLEDNNWTSWDTILRSITSSLGALGNLVVLLVLFPKRSFSRSTDTLIGSLAVADFLTSLLLLPFPRPRTVPLNWLGVLYCWMLYSYSLIWICITASIYILLFICFDRYIAIACPLKYNIYITKRRVRLGVGVIWMWSLINLWNDYRFKIDQTNQECIAEDLSEFTRIFTGSLNFIFLYAIPVMTMLITQILSARTLLRQSLRFAATTHSKPSYHLAARRRVLRMTAIVVATFIITIGPNQFAYFCYNLGVMPEWFYLGTLHRFTVVLASFNSCLNAFIYACQNKRFRQGVRDIWTKSDTTRAPIFGHI; encoded by the coding sequence ATGACCACAATATCATCTACAGTTCTACCTTCTAACCAGTCATGGCCATTGGAAGATAACAACTGGACATCTTGGGACACTATTCTCCGATCAATAACATCATCCTTAGGCGCCCTAGGTAACCTAGTTGTCCTTCTAGTACTGTTTCCGAAACGCTCCTTTAGTCGTTCTACTGATACCTTAATAGGCAGTCTTGCTGTGGCTGATTTTCTGACTTCTTTGCTCCTTCTCCCGTTTCCAAGACCTAGAACAGTGCCGCTAAACTGGCTCGGTGTACTCTACTGTTGGATGCTGTATTCTTACTCGCTCATTTGGATTTGTATCACCGCTTCAATTTATATTCTCCTATTCATCTGCTTCGATAGATACATCGCTATTGCGTGTCCATTGAAATACAACATCTATATCACCAAACGGCGCGTCCGGCTTGGGGTTGGTGTAATATGGATGTGGTCTTTGATTAATCTTTGGAATGACTACCGCTTCAAGATTGACCAAACAAACCAGGAATGCATCGCAGAAGATCTCTCAGAGTTCACAAGGATATTCACCGGTTCCCTCAACTTCATCTTCTTGTATGCAATCCCGGTAATGACTATGCTGATAACGCAGATTCTGAGTGCCCGTACGCTGCTTCGTCAGTCTCTCCGTTTCGCTGCTACCACGCATTCGAAACCGTCCTATCACCTGGCCGCTCGGCGTAGGGTACTGCGAATGACGGCCATTGTAGTTGCCACATTCATCATTACCATCGGCCCAAATCAATTCGCCTACTTCTGCTATAACCTTGGAGTCATGCCAGAGTGGTTTTATTTGGGTACACTCCATCGCTTTACGGTTGTTCTGGCATCATTCAACTCGTGCCTCAACGCTTTCATCTATGCATGCCAAAATAAACGATTCCGCCAAGGTGTCAGGGATATATGGACCAAGTCTGACACGACTAGAGCTCCTATTTTCGGCCATATTTGA